From Carettochelys insculpta isolate YL-2023 chromosome 3, ASM3395843v1, whole genome shotgun sequence, a single genomic window includes:
- the MAPRE3 gene encoding microtubule-associated protein RP/EB family member 3 isoform X1, with product MAVNVYSTSVTSENLSRHDMLAWVNDSLHLNYTKIEQLCSGAAYCQFMDMLFPGCVHLRKVKFQAKLEHEFIHNFKVLQAAFKKMGVDKIIAVEKLVKGKFQDNFEFIQWFKKFFDANYDGKEYNPLLARQGQDVAPAPNPGDQNFNKPKKPIGTAAPQRTSPTGPKTMQVPARVTSIAPSNITRKNPPAARNGGSEADAQILELNQQLVDLKLTVDGLEKERDFYFSKLRDIELICQEHESESSPIIAGIIAILYATEEGFAPPEDDELEDQQPEDQDEY from the exons atggcCGTCAATGTGTATTCCACATCCGTGACCAGCGAGAACCTCAGTCGCCATGACATGCTGGCCTGGGTCAACGACTCCCTGCACCTCAACTACACCAAGATCGAGCAGCTCTGCTCAG GCGCTGCCTACTGCCAGTTCATGGACATGCTGTTCCCGGGCTGCGTGCACCTGCGCAAGGTAAAGTTCCAGGCCAAGCTGGAGCACGAGTTCATCCACAACTTCAAGGTGCTGCAGGCCGCCTTCAAGAAGATGGGGGTGGACAAG ATCATTGCGGTGGAGAAGCTGGTGAAAGGGAAGTTCCAGGATAACTTTGAATTCATTCAGTGGTTTAAGAAGTTCTTTGATGCCAACTACGACGGGAAGGAGTACAACCCGCTGCTGGCACGGCAGGGCCAGGACGTGGCGCCCGCTCCCAACCCAGGTGATCAGAACTTCAACAAACCCAAGAAACCCATTGGCACTGCAG ccccccagagaACCTCCCCCACAGGCCCCAAGACGATGCAGGTGCCAGCCCGAGTGACCAGCATCGCCCCCAGCAACATCACCCGGAAAAACCCACCCGCTGCCCGGAACGGGGGCAGTGAGGCCGACGCCCAGATCCTGGAGCTCAACCAGCAG CTCGTGGACCTGAAGCTGACTGTGGACGGGCTGGAGAAGGAGCGCGACTTCTACTTCAGCAAACTGCGGGACATCGAGCTGATCTGCCAGGAGCATGAGAGCGAGAGCAGCCCCATCATCGCGGGCATCATCGCCATCCTGTACGCCACCGAG GAAGGCTTTGCCCCACCAGAGGATGACGAGCTGGAGGACCAGCAGCCGGAGGACCAGGACGAGTACTAG
- the MAPRE3 gene encoding microtubule-associated protein RP/EB family member 3 isoform X2, which yields MAVNVYSTSVTSENLSRHDMLAWVNDSLHLNYTKIEQLCSGAAYCQFMDMLFPGCVHLRKVKFQAKLEHEFIHNFKVLQAAFKKMGVDKIIAVEKLVKGKFQDNFEFIQWFKKFFDANYDGKEYNPLLARQGQDVAPAPNPAPQRTSPTGPKTMQVPARVTSIAPSNITRKNPPAARNGGSEADAQILELNQQLVDLKLTVDGLEKERDFYFSKLRDIELICQEHESESSPIIAGIIAILYATEEGFAPPEDDELEDQQPEDQDEY from the exons atggcCGTCAATGTGTATTCCACATCCGTGACCAGCGAGAACCTCAGTCGCCATGACATGCTGGCCTGGGTCAACGACTCCCTGCACCTCAACTACACCAAGATCGAGCAGCTCTGCTCAG GCGCTGCCTACTGCCAGTTCATGGACATGCTGTTCCCGGGCTGCGTGCACCTGCGCAAGGTAAAGTTCCAGGCCAAGCTGGAGCACGAGTTCATCCACAACTTCAAGGTGCTGCAGGCCGCCTTCAAGAAGATGGGGGTGGACAAG ATCATTGCGGTGGAGAAGCTGGTGAAAGGGAAGTTCCAGGATAACTTTGAATTCATTCAGTGGTTTAAGAAGTTCTTTGATGCCAACTACGACGGGAAGGAGTACAACCCGCTGCTGGCACGGCAGGGCCAGGACGTGGCGCCCGCTCCCAACCCAG ccccccagagaACCTCCCCCACAGGCCCCAAGACGATGCAGGTGCCAGCCCGAGTGACCAGCATCGCCCCCAGCAACATCACCCGGAAAAACCCACCCGCTGCCCGGAACGGGGGCAGTGAGGCCGACGCCCAGATCCTGGAGCTCAACCAGCAG CTCGTGGACCTGAAGCTGACTGTGGACGGGCTGGAGAAGGAGCGCGACTTCTACTTCAGCAAACTGCGGGACATCGAGCTGATCTGCCAGGAGCATGAGAGCGAGAGCAGCCCCATCATCGCGGGCATCATCGCCATCCTGTACGCCACCGAG GAAGGCTTTGCCCCACCAGAGGATGACGAGCTGGAGGACCAGCAGCCGGAGGACCAGGACGAGTACTAG
- the MAPRE3 gene encoding microtubule-associated protein RP/EB family member 3 isoform X3, with amino-acid sequence MAVNVYSTSVTSENLSRHDMLAWVNDSLHLNYTKIEQLCSGAAYCQFMDMLFPGCVHLRKVKFQAKLEHEFIHNFKVLQAAFKKMGVDKWFKKFFDANYDGKEYNPLLARQGQDVAPAPNPGDQNFNKPKKPIGTAAPQRTSPTGPKTMQVPARVTSIAPSNITRKNPPAARNGGSEADAQILELNQQLVDLKLTVDGLEKERDFYFSKLRDIELICQEHESESSPIIAGIIAILYATEEGFAPPEDDELEDQQPEDQDEY; translated from the exons atggcCGTCAATGTGTATTCCACATCCGTGACCAGCGAGAACCTCAGTCGCCATGACATGCTGGCCTGGGTCAACGACTCCCTGCACCTCAACTACACCAAGATCGAGCAGCTCTGCTCAG GCGCTGCCTACTGCCAGTTCATGGACATGCTGTTCCCGGGCTGCGTGCACCTGCGCAAGGTAAAGTTCCAGGCCAAGCTGGAGCACGAGTTCATCCACAACTTCAAGGTGCTGCAGGCCGCCTTCAAGAAGATGGGGGTGGACAAG TGGTTTAAGAAGTTCTTTGATGCCAACTACGACGGGAAGGAGTACAACCCGCTGCTGGCACGGCAGGGCCAGGACGTGGCGCCCGCTCCCAACCCAGGTGATCAGAACTTCAACAAACCCAAGAAACCCATTGGCACTGCAG ccccccagagaACCTCCCCCACAGGCCCCAAGACGATGCAGGTGCCAGCCCGAGTGACCAGCATCGCCCCCAGCAACATCACCCGGAAAAACCCACCCGCTGCCCGGAACGGGGGCAGTGAGGCCGACGCCCAGATCCTGGAGCTCAACCAGCAG CTCGTGGACCTGAAGCTGACTGTGGACGGGCTGGAGAAGGAGCGCGACTTCTACTTCAGCAAACTGCGGGACATCGAGCTGATCTGCCAGGAGCATGAGAGCGAGAGCAGCCCCATCATCGCGGGCATCATCGCCATCCTGTACGCCACCGAG GAAGGCTTTGCCCCACCAGAGGATGACGAGCTGGAGGACCAGCAGCCGGAGGACCAGGACGAGTACTAG
- the MAPRE3 gene encoding microtubule-associated protein RP/EB family member 3 isoform X4, translating to MAVNVYSTSVTSENLSRHDMLAWVNDSLHLNYTKIEQLCSGAAYCQFMDMLFPGCVHLRKVKFQAKLEHEFIHNFKVLQAAFKKMGVDKWFKKFFDANYDGKEYNPLLARQGQDVAPAPNPAPQRTSPTGPKTMQVPARVTSIAPSNITRKNPPAARNGGSEADAQILELNQQLVDLKLTVDGLEKERDFYFSKLRDIELICQEHESESSPIIAGIIAILYATEEGFAPPEDDELEDQQPEDQDEY from the exons atggcCGTCAATGTGTATTCCACATCCGTGACCAGCGAGAACCTCAGTCGCCATGACATGCTGGCCTGGGTCAACGACTCCCTGCACCTCAACTACACCAAGATCGAGCAGCTCTGCTCAG GCGCTGCCTACTGCCAGTTCATGGACATGCTGTTCCCGGGCTGCGTGCACCTGCGCAAGGTAAAGTTCCAGGCCAAGCTGGAGCACGAGTTCATCCACAACTTCAAGGTGCTGCAGGCCGCCTTCAAGAAGATGGGGGTGGACAAG TGGTTTAAGAAGTTCTTTGATGCCAACTACGACGGGAAGGAGTACAACCCGCTGCTGGCACGGCAGGGCCAGGACGTGGCGCCCGCTCCCAACCCAG ccccccagagaACCTCCCCCACAGGCCCCAAGACGATGCAGGTGCCAGCCCGAGTGACCAGCATCGCCCCCAGCAACATCACCCGGAAAAACCCACCCGCTGCCCGGAACGGGGGCAGTGAGGCCGACGCCCAGATCCTGGAGCTCAACCAGCAG CTCGTGGACCTGAAGCTGACTGTGGACGGGCTGGAGAAGGAGCGCGACTTCTACTTCAGCAAACTGCGGGACATCGAGCTGATCTGCCAGGAGCATGAGAGCGAGAGCAGCCCCATCATCGCGGGCATCATCGCCATCCTGTACGCCACCGAG GAAGGCTTTGCCCCACCAGAGGATGACGAGCTGGAGGACCAGCAGCCGGAGGACCAGGACGAGTACTAG